A genomic segment from Pyrodictium occultum encodes:
- a CDS encoding cobaltochelatase subunit CobN, whose protein sequence is MGSLVTLVIGYDSPVIELLRRLGAEMGEAGQFIRVFSPNTLEGGKGLDDLRSSRVIFLYTHRLPKEAEEAIASSSARFVIPAGESYAYLARGEEGALLQAMKYFRIGGEENLGLLLRYLLYLAGLVEEEPPPPREIPLHGVWHPKLGVYEDIDDYLRDYYMADKPLIGILYYRSLWLYGNRRPLEALIDALETEGLGVIPVFTQGYRDSVLGGPSAEDTIRSFFLGAKGARIDVLIDMLSFFLLDHGSYSRSTVDERFRIVRGVELLQRLGVPVLKPIREWYQSEHEWLENPQGVNYLTQVYEVIMPEVDGAVEPIVISTSTRVSDYRKHIPYEPHVRLIARRVKRWVILRRKKPSERRIAIILNNPPCRQLEASIGVGFGLDVPESLVRFLHRLRSLGYYTGEGELPKTGDELIHLILERRATSEFRWTPVEEIVRRGGYLDMVDLDTYMKWFMELPEEARKVMLKWWGDPRDILSGKVKRLFAGAVYNGKFVIPGIRFGNIVIMPQPKFGCAGALCDGRVCKILHNPTIPPPHQWLAAYRWVTRIFRADVMIHWGTHGYLEFRPGKGVGLSPYCWPEITVDDIPFLYIYNVTNPMEGVMAKRRGYAVIIDHAHPPYMKADTALEELDELLEEYSRAKSLGEEARAKVIFEQIVEKARERGIDVGKGSPDKITERLHEFLDETRGSTVENGLHVFGETPSDPEKLAEHVAAIMSWDTGEWISIERAVATLLGLDYDKIVSKPSEFCKKLGVSNRKAREILHSIAVRVLEKLLSKDIDPDMLSFNLLQDLVAEAARGEGVKI, encoded by the coding sequence ATGGGCTCGCTAGTCACGCTTGTAATAGGCTATGACAGCCCCGTGATAGAGCTGCTGCGCAGACTTGGAGCTGAGATGGGGGAGGCTGGCCAGTTCATCAGAGTCTTTTCCCCAAACACGCTTGAGGGGGGTAAGGGCCTGGATGATCTCAGAAGCTCCAGGGTAATCTTCCTCTACACGCATAGGCTTCCAAAAGAGGCGGAGGAGGCCATAGCATCATCGAGTGCCAGGTTTGTGATACCCGCGGGGGAGAGCTATGCGTATCTAGCCCGTGGAGAGGAGGGCGCTCTGCTCCAGGCGATGAAGTATTTTAGGATCGGTGGCGAGGAGAACCTGGGCCTCCTTCTCCGGTATCTCTTGTATCTGGCAGGTCTCGTGGAAGAAGAGCCCCCGCCTCCCAGGGAGATCCCTCTGCACGGGGTGTGGCACCCAAAGCTAGGCGTCTACGAGGATATCGACGACTATCTACGCGACTATTATATGGCTGACAAGCCTCTCATAGGCATACTTTACTACCGTAGCCTCTGGCTCTACGGGAACCGAAGACCCCTTGAAGCGCTCATAGATGCTTTGGAGACTGAGGGGCTTGGCGTCATTCCCGTCTTCACGCAGGGCTATAGGGATAGCGTGCTGGGCGGACCCAGCGCTGAGGACACTATACGCAGCTTCTTCCTAGGCGCTAAAGGGGCTAGAATAGATGTGCTCATAGATATGCTTAGCTTCTTCCTCCTCGACCATGGAAGCTACTCAAGAAGCACGGTTGACGAGAGGTTTAGGATTGTTAGAGGCGTTGAGCTGCTCCAACGCCTCGGGGTCCCAGTGCTTAAGCCCATCCGCGAGTGGTATCAGAGTGAGCACGAGTGGCTCGAGAACCCCCAGGGAGTCAACTATCTGACACAAGTATATGAAGTCATCATGCCCGAGGTTGACGGCGCAGTAGAGCCCATCGTCATTAGCACATCGACTAGGGTCTCCGATTACAGGAAGCACATACCCTATGAGCCTCACGTCAGGCTCATAGCTAGGAGGGTTAAGCGCTGGGTGATCCTGCGCAGGAAGAAGCCCAGCGAGAGGCGGATAGCCATAATACTCAATAATCCCCCATGTAGGCAGCTTGAGGCATCGATAGGAGTCGGGTTCGGGCTCGATGTGCCTGAGAGCCTTGTACGCTTCCTCCACCGTCTCCGCAGCCTAGGCTACTACACTGGCGAAGGCGAGCTGCCGAAAACGGGAGACGAGCTAATCCACTTGATACTCGAGAGGAGGGCTACGAGCGAGTTCCGCTGGACCCCCGTCGAGGAAATAGTTAGGCGGGGAGGATACCTTGACATGGTTGACCTCGACACATACATGAAGTGGTTCATGGAGCTTCCAGAGGAGGCTAGGAAGGTTATGCTTAAGTGGTGGGGTGATCCCCGTGACATCCTAAGCGGCAAGGTTAAGAGGCTATTCGCCGGCGCGGTGTACAACGGGAAGTTCGTAATACCCGGCATACGTTTCGGCAACATAGTTATCATGCCGCAGCCGAAGTTTGGCTGCGCCGGCGCCCTATGCGATGGGAGGGTCTGCAAGATACTCCACAACCCCACTATCCCTCCCCCGCACCAGTGGCTGGCAGCCTACCGGTGGGTGACCAGGATCTTCCGCGCAGACGTGATGATACATTGGGGGACGCATGGGTATCTTGAGTTCCGCCCAGGCAAGGGTGTCGGGCTTTCGCCCTACTGCTGGCCAGAGATAACAGTTGACGACATACCCTTCCTCTACATATACAATGTGACAAACCCCATGGAGGGTGTCATGGCTAAGAGGAGAGGCTACGCGGTGATAATAGACCATGCCCACCCGCCGTACATGAAGGCTGACACAGCTCTTGAGGAGCTTGACGAGCTCCTGGAGGAGTACAGCCGTGCAAAAAGCCTAGGCGAGGAGGCCCGTGCAAAAGTAATCTTTGAGCAGATTGTTGAGAAAGCTCGAGAGCGTGGCATCGATGTAGGCAAAGGGAGCCCTGATAAGATCACTGAGAGGCTTCATGAGTTCCTGGACGAGACAAGAGGAAGTACCGTCGAGAACGGGCTCCACGTCTTTGGTGAAACGCCTTCAGATCCTGAAAAGCTTGCAGAGCATGTAGCAGCTATAATGTCCTGGGACACTGGCGAGTGGATATCAATAGAGAGGGCAGTGGCAACACTACTCGGCCTAGACTACGACAAGATAGTGTCGAAGCCCAGCGAGTTCTGCAAGAAGCTGGGGGTTAGCAACAGGAAGGCTAGAGAGATCCTCCACAGTATAGCTGTTAGGGTCCTCGAGAAACTCTTGTCAAAGGATATAGATCCTGACATGCTTTCTTTCAATCTTCTCCAAGACCTTGTGGCTGAGGCTGCGCGCGGGGAGGGGGTGAAGATTTGA
- the bchH gene encoding magnesium chelatase subunit H has translation MGRLKVLLISTVISGDLKRAIKDVSSYVDVKLLYSHQLPSYSREDLQRLVDWADVILIDVRGDPGVLSEIDYKEKDVVYLVGGSPTLMARTKLGRFRMPAKAASIAVSSPESMVAKIKRMERIIESLGRIIPFGALRDARDYVRLVKYWANGGYENYKNMFLLLARRAGARVEVREPIEFQEYGLYHPVHGFNYNPIIDPSKPTVGILFYGGMHFGQCAKTLEELVKRLEEMNINVIPAYTDGILALKPVEKFFTGVDAIISLLWFRLNGGPYGGDPRPTVELLKRLKAKLFTPVMMYNQKIEDWRKSERGLNALTTVTAVTLPEMDGGVEPIPLGGVKGDEVVPIDDRVDKVARRVARWLELRRKPNHEKRIAIIIYNYPPGEENLGNAAYLDTFKSVERILEELRREGYQVPEVKDLKKMFIEKKLFNPTIYPPEKIDCPRMSVKEYLKYFNELPEDVRREVVRYWGEPPGEIMVDDKGILIPGVVLGNVFIGVQPSRPPLAREEDVYHAIHDPTRPPHHQYLAFYFWLQRVFKADAVIHVGTHGTAEFMKGKEVGLSSRCFPDILIGDMPSLYIYHVVNTSEATLAKRRLYATLISYNSPPYTTADLYEDYARLEGYLDEYREALSSGDRARAEIAKRKALELARKLHLGEDLEEVEAKLYEYKRSIIPKGLHVLGQKYSLEELEDFIVLLARYDRGEIKSLNRLICEDKGWSYEEVLKDPRRLREVDREARQIVQKFLKGEKVPARYEKTLRYSLEIAKKYADNSLEIKNLLEGLKGNYIEPSPGGDVIRNPEALPTGRNIYQFDPLKVPTEAATERGRYIARETLRKYFEKHGRYPESVGVVLWGFETAKTYGETVAQIFEYLGVEVIHKSPWEKELRVIPLSELGHPRIDVVVTICGFFREMFPNVMALIDRAVKLVAELDEPEELNFVKKHVKELRGFGSLAKVRIFGPRATEYGTRMLQLVEDSAWKDEADLAEAYMESMSYAYGEGIYSQKARQLFEDLLKRVDMVTQVRDSQDYEITDLDHYYEFFGGLAKSVEQLRGKKPEMLIADTTGEMVKVEDVRESITRGTITRTLNPKWIEAMLKHGFHGAQKIADRVEYLLGLAATTGAVENWVWDKVAERFVLDENLFERIKSSNPYAAKKILERLLEASERGYWKADRKVLKKIKERYMELDAMLEEEA, from the coding sequence TTGGGGAGGCTTAAGGTTCTACTAATATCTACTGTTATCAGCGGTGACTTGAAGAGAGCGATTAAAGATGTTAGCAGCTATGTGGATGTTAAACTGCTGTATTCTCACCAGTTGCCGAGCTATAGCAGGGAGGATCTCCAGAGACTCGTTGACTGGGCAGACGTAATCCTGATAGATGTCAGGGGCGACCCCGGTGTACTCAGCGAAATAGACTATAAAGAGAAGGACGTAGTTTACCTGGTTGGCGGCTCGCCAACCCTAATGGCTAGGACGAAGCTTGGAAGATTTAGAATGCCTGCGAAAGCTGCGTCCATAGCAGTCAGTAGCCCTGAATCTATGGTTGCAAAGATAAAGAGGATGGAAAGGATTATTGAAAGCCTTGGAAGAATTATTCCCTTCGGCGCTCTAAGAGATGCAAGGGACTATGTGAGGCTGGTAAAGTACTGGGCTAATGGGGGCTATGAGAACTACAAGAACATGTTTCTCCTCCTAGCCCGGAGAGCTGGAGCCAGAGTAGAAGTTAGAGAGCCCATCGAGTTCCAGGAGTATGGGCTATACCATCCGGTTCACGGCTTCAACTACAATCCTATAATCGATCCAAGTAAGCCGACAGTAGGCATACTCTTCTATGGCGGAATGCACTTCGGGCAATGCGCCAAAACGCTTGAAGAGCTTGTAAAACGGCTCGAAGAGATGAATATAAATGTTATACCCGCCTATACAGACGGTATACTCGCGCTAAAACCTGTTGAAAAATTCTTCACTGGTGTCGATGCGATAATAAGCCTTCTCTGGTTCAGACTGAACGGCGGCCCCTATGGTGGAGACCCAAGGCCCACTGTCGAGCTATTGAAGAGGCTTAAGGCTAAGCTATTCACCCCCGTAATGATGTATAACCAAAAGATAGAGGACTGGAGGAAAAGCGAGAGAGGGTTAAACGCACTCACAACGGTAACTGCTGTGACCCTCCCTGAGATGGACGGCGGCGTCGAGCCTATACCCCTGGGCGGGGTTAAGGGTGACGAAGTTGTCCCTATCGATGACAGAGTGGATAAGGTTGCTAGAAGGGTTGCTAGGTGGCTAGAACTCCGGAGGAAGCCCAACCATGAGAAGAGAATAGCGATAATAATATACAATTACCCGCCGGGCGAGGAGAATCTAGGCAACGCAGCTTACCTTGACACCTTCAAGAGCGTAGAGAGAATACTAGAGGAGCTTAGAAGGGAGGGCTACCAGGTCCCAGAAGTTAAAGACCTCAAGAAAATGTTTATTGAGAAGAAGCTCTTCAACCCAACAATTTATCCTCCCGAGAAGATTGACTGCCCGAGAATGAGCGTCAAAGAGTATCTGAAGTACTTCAACGAGCTACCGGAGGATGTCAGAAGAGAGGTGGTAAGATACTGGGGCGAGCCACCTGGCGAAATAATGGTAGATGACAAGGGTATATTAATACCCGGGGTTGTGCTTGGGAACGTGTTCATAGGCGTCCAGCCATCAAGACCGCCACTAGCCAGGGAAGAGGACGTCTACCATGCAATCCATGACCCGACTAGGCCCCCCCACCACCAGTACCTAGCCTTCTACTTCTGGCTTCAAAGAGTGTTCAAGGCGGATGCCGTCATCCATGTAGGAACTCATGGTACAGCCGAGTTCATGAAGGGGAAGGAGGTTGGCCTCTCCTCTAGGTGTTTCCCAGACATACTGATAGGTGACATGCCTAGCTTGTACATATATCATGTCGTCAACACGTCTGAGGCCACGCTAGCCAAGAGGAGACTCTATGCGACACTTATAAGTTACAACTCGCCTCCCTATACAACCGCAGATCTCTACGAGGACTATGCAAGGCTAGAGGGATATCTCGACGAGTACCGTGAGGCATTGAGCAGCGGAGACAGAGCTAGGGCAGAGATCGCAAAGAGGAAGGCCCTTGAGCTAGCGAGGAAGCTTCACCTAGGCGAAGACCTTGAGGAGGTTGAGGCGAAGCTATATGAGTATAAGCGCTCAATAATACCTAAGGGCCTACACGTTCTCGGCCAGAAATACAGCCTAGAAGAACTCGAAGACTTCATAGTGCTTCTCGCAAGGTATGACAGAGGAGAGATAAAGTCGCTCAACAGACTAATATGTGAGGACAAGGGGTGGAGCTACGAAGAGGTTTTGAAGGATCCAAGGAGGCTTAGAGAGGTGGACAGGGAGGCTCGGCAAATAGTCCAGAAGTTCCTTAAAGGTGAGAAAGTCCCAGCAAGGTATGAGAAGACACTGAGATACAGCCTCGAGATCGCCAAGAAATATGCAGATAATTCTCTCGAGATAAAGAACCTGCTAGAGGGCCTAAAAGGTAATTACATCGAGCCATCGCCTGGCGGAGATGTGATAAGGAATCCTGAGGCTTTGCCGACCGGGAGAAACATCTACCAATTCGACCCGCTAAAAGTGCCGACGGAGGCTGCAACAGAGAGGGGCAGATACATTGCAAGAGAGACTCTGAGAAAGTACTTTGAGAAGCATGGAAGATATCCCGAGAGCGTTGGGGTAGTGCTATGGGGCTTTGAGACGGCTAAGACCTATGGCGAGACCGTTGCACAGATATTTGAGTATCTGGGGGTTGAGGTTATCCACAAATCGCCCTGGGAGAAGGAGCTCAGAGTCATACCCCTCAGCGAGCTTGGCCACCCACGTATAGATGTCGTGGTCACAATATGCGGGTTCTTCAGGGAAATGTTTCCAAACGTGATGGCTTTGATAGATAGGGCCGTGAAGCTTGTCGCGGAGCTCGATGAACCCGAGGAGCTCAACTTTGTCAAGAAGCATGTAAAGGAGCTTAGAGGCTTTGGAAGTCTCGCAAAGGTAAGAATCTTCGGGCCGAGAGCAACAGAGTATGGCACTAGGATGCTCCAGCTAGTCGAAGACAGCGCCTGGAAAGATGAGGCAGACTTAGCTGAGGCCTACATGGAATCAATGAGCTACGCGTATGGTGAAGGCATATACTCTCAAAAGGCGAGGCAACTATTCGAAGACCTGCTAAAGAGGGTCGACATGGTTACACAAGTCAGAGACTCACAAGACTATGAGATTACGGATCTAGACCACTACTACGAGTTCTTCGGCGGCTTAGCGAAGTCCGTTGAGCAGCTAAGAGGGAAGAAGCCAGAGATGCTGATAGCCGACACAACCGGGGAGATGGTGAAGGTCGAAGACGTTAGAGAGTCGATAACAAGGGGGACAATAACGAGAACTTTAAACCCGAAGTGGATAGAAGCTATGCTGAAACACGGGTTCCACGGAGCCCAGAAGATAGCTGATAGAGTAGAGTATCTCCTTGGCCTAGCTGCGACTACCGGGGCGGTCGAGAACTGGGTCTGGGACAAGGTTGCTGAGCGCTTTGTGCTCGATGAAAACCTCTTCGAGAGGATAAAGAGCAGCAACCCATATGCAGCAAAGAAGATCCTAGAGAGGCTTCTTGAGGCAAGCGAAAGAGGTTACTGGAAGGCGGACAGGAAGGTGCTTAAAAAGATAAAAGAGAGGTATATGGAGCTTGACGCGATGCTTGAGGAGGAAGCTTAG
- a CDS encoding ADP-ribosylglycohydrolase family protein, translated as MPLLEPLDSAARLFQEVLLAAVLGDAVGLPVAMTGAPGAPGIVVDGLYAYGSIAEMMLLLAESVAENCGFNPRGYAEALASRADVENPLRLYHPATAAAINGIRRGKPWWEARRQPLQDGPRMDAAARAVPIALFYRSRRVAASMAEAQTLVTHTSSHDVEAARLYVIALYETLRGLSPRRLAGVLADEAGDPVLRELMARLEDLAGEPLGRAARLLAPVPGGDPHPFAAALYAYMESPGNPLEAARTAAAVAPGSADAAAAMAAALAAAHGGLEAVDPGLLGRLEAGSWALEAGRRLYQAARSRHGESPAS; from the coding sequence GTGCCGCTCCTAGAGCCGCTGGATAGCGCTGCAAGGCTGTTCCAGGAGGTGCTCCTAGCAGCTGTACTGGGTGACGCGGTCGGCCTCCCGGTGGCCATGACTGGGGCGCCCGGCGCGCCGGGCATAGTGGTTGACGGGCTCTACGCCTACGGGAGCATCGCCGAGATGATGCTCCTGCTCGCCGAGAGCGTCGCCGAGAACTGCGGCTTCAACCCCCGCGGCTACGCGGAGGCCCTTGCCAGCCGCGCCGACGTGGAGAACCCGCTCCGCCTCTACCACCCGGCCACCGCCGCGGCGATAAACGGGATCCGGCGGGGCAAGCCCTGGTGGGAGGCGAGGCGCCAGCCCCTCCAGGACGGGCCCAGGATGGACGCGGCCGCGCGGGCGGTGCCAATAGCCCTCTTCTACCGCTCCAGGCGCGTAGCCGCCTCCATGGCTGAGGCCCAGACGCTCGTGACGCATACCAGCAGCCACGACGTGGAGGCCGCGAGGCTATACGTGATAGCCCTCTACGAGACGCTCCGGGGGCTAAGCCCCCGCCGGCTGGCCGGCGTGCTCGCCGACGAGGCAGGGGACCCGGTGCTCAGAGAGCTGATGGCGAGGCTCGAGGACCTGGCAGGGGAGCCCCTGGGGAGAGCGGCGAGGCTCCTAGCCCCGGTGCCGGGCGGCGACCCCCACCCCTTCGCTGCAGCCCTCTACGCCTACATGGAGAGCCCGGGCAACCCGCTCGAGGCGGCCAGGACCGCTGCGGCCGTAGCCCCCGGCTCCGCCGACGCCGCCGCGGCTATGGCGGCCGCGCTCGCCGCCGCCCACGGCGGGCTCGAGGCAGTTGACCCGGGGCTGCTAGGCCGGCTGGAGGCCGGGAGCTGGGCCCTAGAGGCCGGGAGGAGGCTCTACCAGGCAGCGAGGAGCCGCCACGGGGAGAGCCCAGCCTCCTAG
- a CDS encoding ATP-binding cassette domain-containing protein — translation MLEAQVRRVTYPGGRVAVENVHVSLEPGEVLLVVGPSGSGKSTLLKTIAGVIPFIEDAHLHGSILVHGESIEGLPPGRRPVAYMPQDPSELALGDYGAEILLLYGAKPRLEVEELLERRVSEMSSGQLQRLLLSAVLGQGRSIVLLDEPLANLDVYSSSLAYRTVKEVAGEGGSVIVAEHRVSKLAGLADKILVLGKDGRPVYYGKNVEGGLRIAEDIGVRPADATGEQVEIDVSCKSVSGWKDAVAGLENVYAGYEGRAVLKGLSFICPRGAMVAVIGPNGSGKTTMLRLLAGVAKPWRGRVYYAWGRWDWRMIGYAPASPWLSFLEDTVFDEVAVAARRAGSSSFREDALEVLKLLGLQEYLGEKPWRLSGGEMVRLAVARAVVKKPRLLLLDEPLRGQDRRSAEVVLEAARLVARSGGCSVVVTHDLEFLREFDLIYRVDRGCYMVG, via the coding sequence ATGCTGGAGGCACAGGTTAGACGGGTCACGTATCCAGGGGGTAGGGTGGCTGTCGAGAACGTCCATGTAAGCCTAGAGCCTGGCGAGGTGTTGCTGGTCGTAGGGCCCAGTGGCTCTGGGAAGAGCACCCTTCTCAAAACCATAGCAGGAGTGATACCCTTCATAGAGGATGCTCATCTACATGGAAGCATACTCGTACATGGTGAAAGCATTGAAGGCCTGCCGCCGGGGCGCAGGCCGGTAGCATACATGCCCCAGGACCCTAGCGAGCTAGCTTTAGGGGATTACGGTGCCGAGATACTTCTCCTCTATGGCGCCAAGCCCCGCCTAGAGGTAGAGGAGCTACTGGAGCGGAGAGTATCCGAGATGAGCAGTGGGCAGCTACAAAGACTGCTCCTCTCAGCCGTCCTCGGCCAGGGGAGGAGCATAGTCCTCCTCGACGAGCCTCTTGCAAATCTTGACGTATATTCATCAAGCCTAGCATATAGGACCGTCAAGGAAGTCGCAGGGGAAGGAGGGTCTGTTATAGTCGCTGAGCACCGCGTCTCAAAGCTTGCTGGGCTCGCCGACAAGATCCTTGTGCTCGGTAAGGATGGGAGGCCAGTCTACTACGGTAAAAACGTGGAGGGGGGTCTCCGGATTGCTGAGGATATCGGTGTACGCCCTGCAGACGCTACTGGAGAACAAGTAGAGATTGATGTCAGCTGCAAGAGCGTTAGTGGCTGGAAGGATGCTGTGGCCGGGCTAGAGAACGTCTACGCAGGGTACGAGGGTAGGGCCGTGCTAAAAGGCCTTAGCTTTATATGTCCTAGAGGGGCCATGGTGGCTGTTATAGGCCCCAACGGCTCGGGTAAGACGACTATGTTGAGGCTGCTTGCTGGAGTGGCCAAGCCCTGGAGGGGCCGTGTCTACTACGCATGGGGGCGCTGGGACTGGAGGATGATAGGCTACGCCCCCGCCTCGCCCTGGCTATCCTTTCTGGAAGACACGGTGTTCGACGAGGTAGCTGTGGCTGCCCGCAGGGCTGGAAGCTCCTCGTTCAGGGAGGACGCCTTAGAGGTGTTAAAGCTGCTTGGGCTACAAGAGTACCTAGGAGAGAAGCCATGGAGGCTTAGTGGAGGCGAGATGGTCAGGCTTGCTGTGGCACGAGCTGTTGTGAAGAAGCCTAGGCTGCTTCTCCTCGACGAACCTCTCCGAGGCCAGGATAGGAGAAGCGCTGAGGTTGTCCTAGAGGCGGCTCGGCTTGTAGCCCGCAGCGGAGGTTGCTCAGTAGTAGTAACCCACGACCTGGAGTTTCTCCGGGAATTCGACCTCATCTACAGGGTTGATAGGGGGTGCTACATGGTTGGCTGA
- a CDS encoding PQQ-binding-like beta-propeller repeat protein produces the protein MSRTWLITVVAVLIAAGLVAGYEVLSHPSTASKTVATTVARTTVATPAATLVKTVATTRTVTVPVTRTVVIEEARRPRLLADIPIASRSSLPPYTYVQVSSWRSHAPYTLIVFAPSSDEFAVTVTRFVGGKPVSEVRVFSVEGGKVAELWRFSVGSGYVRSLAWSSDGAILFIGEDSIDGRVVAVNASTGRMLWSYATSRDLGKGDPREPRWYWPQVHAIRYRGGRVYVAAAAKPQASYGKNSVIYCFDAKTGQLLWRYPPEGFIDTLVSDIELSPDGSYLAAATWYYRGKAWKGGDLLLLDAATGKLLARFRPSPRPPFRWCGSWNGLGWLDNTTIAYVTDVGIIHILQAPNLTEKAEINVTNPLPVLVIPKGSNTTEEGYAYAFSGYSKVLRTPNGRTLLLVRTSNTYGVTALGKNARPTLNHPDANSLFIYEWVGGKLVLVAKYPLHGRPNYEQWATYSPAKGLLAVPVGHDYISRTMVYTGVYVLNLTDIEAVRSGEALTYMVKPPRDAGVVIGGAISPDGSKVVAVTYPINLGTLENPRFVGSYRILVYSLG, from the coding sequence ATGAGCCGGACTTGGCTAATCACGGTGGTAGCAGTACTGATTGCTGCAGGCCTTGTAGCCGGCTACGAGGTCCTCAGCCACCCCTCCACGGCGTCGAAAACTGTGGCGACAACGGTGGCCAGGACAACTGTTGCTACACCGGCTGCTACGCTTGTAAAGACCGTGGCGACCACCAGGACAGTAACAGTACCGGTAACTAGGACTGTTGTTATCGAGGAGGCTAGAAGGCCTAGACTCCTCGCCGACATCCCTATCGCGTCGAGAAGCTCGCTCCCACCCTACACCTATGTCCAGGTATCGTCATGGCGTAGCCACGCTCCATACACTTTGATAGTCTTCGCACCATCCTCAGACGAGTTCGCAGTGACAGTGACGAGATTTGTAGGAGGTAAGCCCGTTAGCGAGGTACGCGTGTTCAGCGTCGAGGGTGGAAAGGTCGCTGAGCTATGGAGGTTCAGCGTGGGGAGCGGCTATGTCCGCTCCCTCGCCTGGAGCAGTGACGGCGCAATCCTCTTCATAGGAGAGGACAGCATTGATGGGAGAGTGGTAGCGGTTAACGCGTCAACGGGCAGGATGCTCTGGAGCTATGCGACCAGTAGAGATCTTGGCAAGGGGGACCCCCGTGAGCCGAGGTGGTACTGGCCGCAAGTACATGCTATAAGGTATAGGGGTGGAAGAGTCTATGTAGCGGCTGCGGCCAAGCCACAAGCCTCCTATGGGAAGAACTCGGTAATATACTGCTTTGACGCTAAGACGGGCCAGCTGCTCTGGAGGTACCCCCCAGAGGGCTTTATAGACACACTTGTAAGCGATATAGAGTTGAGCCCTGACGGCTCATACCTAGCAGCGGCCACCTGGTACTACCGCGGCAAGGCCTGGAAGGGCGGCGACCTCCTCCTACTAGACGCTGCTACAGGGAAGCTGCTTGCCAGGTTCCGGCCCAGCCCACGCCCACCATTCCGCTGGTGCGGCAGCTGGAACGGATTAGGCTGGCTCGACAATACAACCATAGCTTATGTGACAGACGTCGGCATCATCCATATACTACAGGCGCCCAATCTCACCGAGAAGGCCGAGATCAACGTGACTAATCCCTTGCCGGTCCTTGTCATCCCCAAGGGAAGCAATACTACTGAGGAGGGCTATGCCTACGCGTTCAGTGGCTACAGTAAGGTCCTTAGAACACCTAACGGCCGTACACTACTCCTAGTGAGGACAAGCAACACCTACGGCGTCACAGCACTAGGTAAGAACGCTAGGCCCACCCTCAACCACCCTGACGCGAACTCCCTCTTCATATATGAATGGGTGGGAGGAAAACTGGTGCTCGTAGCAAAGTATCCCCTGCATGGTAGGCCAAACTACGAGCAGTGGGCAACTTACTCCCCTGCTAAGGGCCTCCTAGCAGTCCCAGTGGGCCACGACTATATAAGCAGAACAATGGTGTATACCGGCGTCTATGTGCTCAACCTCACAGACATCGAAGCGGTTAGGAGCGGGGAGGCATTGACATACATGGTTAAGCCGCCGAGAGACGCCGGCGTGGTCATCGGGGGAGCCATAAGCCCCGACGGCTCCAAGGTCGTGGCGGTTACTTATCCAATAAACCTGGGTACGCTAGAGAACCCGAGGTTCGTTGGCAGCTACCGCATCCTGGTATACAGCCTTGGCTAG
- a CDS encoding energy-coupling factor transporter transmembrane component T: MAERLLKLSRDYVRRSRGPLSRLRPGTRLAYVFLVSVSSMVFGRIEVLVALATASIVFFLLSGPSLRKLLSVSLLAAAVVWSIVLAQALFYQGSPRTPIAVLVPSTTPIIGRFTGGIYIYYEGLGYGFRQSLRALAGLYAGAGLASSTSIMDIYALLARHPRLLAALLAGLRGLEKLLDELEEGLASLKLTGARLGFSRLHKLIPLIVRRIEAGATSTALALEYSSPVRVAEGWGIVALMLFGLASLLMVLYVLYLLYSAGVLYSPFLQELYEWLRLWFS; the protein is encoded by the coding sequence TTGGCTGAGAGGCTTCTAAAACTCTCACGGGACTATGTGAGGCGCAGTAGAGGTCCCCTCTCCAGGCTTAGGCCTGGAACAAGACTCGCCTACGTCTTCCTCGTATCGGTGTCAAGCATGGTCTTCGGTAGGATTGAGGTGCTTGTAGCCCTGGCAACAGCCAGTATAGTATTCTTCCTGCTCTCGGGCCCCAGTCTGCGCAAGCTCCTCTCTGTATCCCTCCTAGCCGCGGCGGTGGTTTGGAGCATTGTGCTTGCCCAGGCTCTCTTCTACCAAGGCTCGCCTAGAACACCTATAGCGGTCTTAGTGCCGTCGACTACACCCATTATAGGCAGGTTTACGGGTGGCATATACATATACTATGAGGGGCTAGGCTACGGCTTCCGCCAGAGCCTGCGAGCGCTAGCAGGCCTATATGCAGGCGCGGGCCTGGCATCGTCAACGAGCATTATGGACATCTATGCTCTCCTGGCCAGGCATCCTAGGCTTCTCGCAGCGCTTCTAGCTGGGCTCCGTGGCCTCGAGAAGCTTCTCGACGAGCTGGAAGAAGGGCTAGCCTCTCTAAAGCTTACAGGTGCGCGTCTAGGCTTCTCGAGGCTCCACAAGCTCATCCCATTGATTGTAAGACGCATAGAGGCTGGAGCTACATCAACCGCCCTAGCCTTAGAGTATTCATCTCCCGTCCGAGTAGCTGAGGGCTGGGGCATAGTAGCCCTGATGCTCTTCGGGCTAGCATCTCTCCTCATGGTGCTTTACGTGCTCTATCTCCTCTACTCCGCTGGGGTGCTCTACAGCCCCTTCCTACAAGAGCTCTATGAGTGGCTAAGGCTCTGGTTCTCATAG